aaaattcttaaaacacaGCGAGTACAGCGTTGTGGAGCAATTGCACAAACAACCAGCTCACATATCCATACTAGCCTTgctcttgagttcagaaactcaccGAAGTGCATTGATGAAGtttttaaatgaaacatatgttgcGGATGACATCTCTGTCAACAAACTCGATCGTCTGGTCAATAACATCAGCgcggataattttattttctttaatgatgatgaaataccaccggGAGGCATGGGATCTACAAAGGCGCTACACATTACCACTCACTGCAAAAGATACACATTGCTGGGGGTATTGATTGATAATGGATCGGCATTGAATGTCATGCCCTTGTCCACGTTAAATAAGTTGCCAGTGGATAACTCTCACATGAAGACATGTCAAAACGTCGTGAAAGCATTCGACGATACGGAAAGAAAAGTGATGGGAAGGATCGAGATACCTCTCTTGATTGGCCCAAATACATACGATGTGGACTTCTTGGTAATGGACATCAAGCCATCGTACAATTGCTtgttggggagaccgtggattcACTCGGCGGGGGCAGTGTCGTCATCCCTACACCAAAAGTTAAAGTTGGTAACTGAGGGCAGGTTGGTAACGATAAACGCGGAGGAAGATATTATTGCATCTGTCACCAATGACGCACCGTACGTAGGTGCGGACGATGGAGCGatagaatgttcctttcgatcgcTAGAATTCGTCAATGCTACATTCATTGTCGAAGGAAACAAGATCCCAATGCCCAAAATATCCAAAGCTACGAGGATGGGCCTGCGATTGACGGTCGGTAAAGGAGCCCTGCCGGGAAAATGACTTGGAAGGTGCCTCCAAGGAAGTAGCGAGATACCAATGCTAAAAGAAAAACGAGATCGTTTTGGCTTAGGATTCAAGCCAGACCCGAAGCAAAAGAAGAAGGAGCTGGAAAAAAGGCAAGAGATGAGAAGAGCACGTCTGTGCTTTGAGGAGGTCAAATGGGAACCAATGACCTTCCCTCATTTATCCCGAACGTTCGTGTCCGGAGGAACTATCCATCCAAAACAAGAGATGACAATGCAGAAAGTGGCAGAAGAGATGTTGGGAAGTTGGAGCATTAATGCCATATCTGAAGAAAAACCTGAAGAATGGGATTTATCTGGAATTTGCCATTACATTcctggaagtgttttgaacaattggaccgTGGAGGAGATCCCTGTAACTTTTAGAattaattcagagtaatgttcaaaacaaacTTATTGCTCTATGCCTAGGGGCAATAAGAACCCTTTTATGAAATATGCATATGTCCAAATATCgtcatttcaataaaaatgcattCTTGCGTATCAtattgagcaaatattcttttattttttctacttcattcataatcataccacaaATCAAATATTCTTAGTTTCTTTTGTTCTTTAGATTTCTTTCTTCATCCAtaacaggtctctagatatcaatgatgtgaGCAACGTTGCCAATGACCCAGAGATTCCTTTCGAGCAAGATTTGTGTATGGAGGACACTGAGAATTTTGAGGATGACCGAAATTGTagcctatctcctgatttgttaatgATGGTAGAtcaagaggaaaaacaaatcctacctcataaAGAGTCAGTGGAAATTGTTAGCTTAggagaaggaaaagaggtgaaaattggagctAGTATCGCTGCAGAAACAAAGCAAAACCTCATCGAGTTACTCCGAAAATTCaaggatgtcttcgcatggtcatatcaagacatgcccggattgaatactgatatcgtggtacatcgactccccataaaggaagaatgcaggCCAGTACAACAGAAACTCCGAAGGATGAGACCTGATGTTTTGTTTAAGATAAAGGAAGAGGTCAAAAAGCAATTCGACGCCGGTTTCTTACaagtggtcaagtactcagaatgagTAGCCAACATAGTCCCAGTTCCTAAGAAATATGGGAAGGTACGGATGTGCGTAGACTATCGGGACCTGAATAAAGCCAGCCCCAAAGATAATTTTCCATTACCTCACATTGATACActagtggacaacacggcaggTTACTCACTTTTCTCCTTCATGGACGGCTTCTCAGGATATAACCAGATAAAAATGCATCTTGAAGACATGGAAAAGACAACATCTGTAACCATGTGGggaacgttttgttataaagtgaaaGAACGCaagagcaacatatcagagagccatggtaactttgttccatgacatgatgcacaaggagatcgaagtttaCGTTGACGACATGATTGTAAAATCCAAAACCGAGAAGGAGCATGTGCAAGTCCTAAGGAAACTATTCTTGAGATTAAGAAAGTTCCAACTAAAGCTCAATCCCGCAAAGTGCACCTTCGGGGCTAGGTCAGGAAAATTGTTGAGGTTTGTAGTCAGTGAGAGGGGAatcgagattgacccagataaagttaAGGCTATACAAGAATTACCCCCGCCacgcactcaaaaagaagttcaagGTTTCCTAGGAAGATAATCCAGGTGTTTGGGATGAGGAGTGCGAGAAAACTTTcgataaaatcaaacattatttgtCCAGTGCCCCAgcactgatgccaccttgcccggATAAACCACTGATACTGTACTTGACAGTGTTTGAAAACTCCATGGGATACGtgttgggccaacatgatgagtcaggaagaaaagagaaagcgatatactatctcagcaagaaattcaccgaatgtgagacaagatattcgtcgatcgagaagttgtgttgtgctttaatttggacaacccgaagactgagacaatacatgttgtaccacacaacttggtTTATCTCGAAACTAGATCCTTTGAAGTATGTGATGGAGTCAAatgctttgaatggaagaatggctcaTTGGCAAATTCTGCTTTCTGAGTTTGACATAGTCTACGTGAaccaaaaggctgtaaaagggagtgcaatagctgattttctggccagtagagctttagaagattatgaaCCATTGAGCTTTGACTTTCCGAATGAAGAGCTAATGTACGTTGTGACCACGGAATAAGACTCTCAAGAAGGTCACCTATGGAAATTGAATTTTGACGGAGCttcaaatgctgtgggtaacggaatcggggcagtcttggtatccccaaacggagatcattatcctttcaccagcaaactggattttgattgcacaaacaatatagccgaatacgaagcatgtatcatgggaattcgTGCAGCAATAGAAcgtaagattaaagtgctagaggtatatggggattctgcatTAGTGATCTATCAGCTTAAAggggaatgggagacaagagaccctaagCTGATCAATTATCGAAGGCTGGTTCTTGAGTTAATCGAGGAGTTTGACAATATCACTTTCTGCTACCTTCCACGAGacgaaaaccaaatggctgatgctttggcaaccttagcttctatgatcaaagTGAATAAACAagaggatatgaagcctatccaaatgagtatttataAGGCTCCGACTTATTGCTGCAACattgaagaggaagaagagaAAGATGATCATCCTTGGTACCAGGGTATTTTACGATATATGAAGAGTcgtgaatacccaaaccaagcgactgagaatgataaaaggacacTAAGAAGGCTGGCTAGTGACTATGTCTTGGATGGAGAGATCCTATACAAGAGAATGAAGGATCAGGTACtcttaagatgtgtagacgctgtcgAGGCTAAGCAAATCCTGGAAGAGGTTCATGAGGGTGTCTGCGGAacacacgctaatggtttcaccatggccagacagattatgagattcggatattattggtccaccatggaaggagattgcatcaactatgccaagaaatgccataaatgtcaaatttatggagataaaatGCATGTACctccttcaccccttcatgtcatgacttctccatggcctttctccatgtggggcatggatgtcattgggccgatcTCACCAAAGGCatctaatggacaccgattcatctttgtggtcatagattacttcaccaagtgggtagaggctacttcttacgccaacatCACAAAGTCGGCAATTAGTAAGTTTTTAAAGAAAGagattatatgtcgatatgggatgcctgaaagaatcatatccgataatgcattgaacttgaactaCAGCACGATAGCGGAAGTCTGTAGCTatttcaagatcaaacatcataactcatcaccgtatcgcccaaagatgaatggtgcagtcgaagcagccaataagaacatcaagaagatcataggaaaaatgactgagacctataaagattggcacgagaaattaccatttgccctatACGCCTACCGAACGTCAGTCAGAACCTCTACCGAGGCGACacctttttctttagtttatggaatggaagtGGTTCTGCCTATTGAGATCGAGATTCCCTCTCTACGCGTACTTTCAGAACTAaaattagatgaagcagaatggatccagtctcgatacgactagttgaacttgattgaagaaaagaggctaaaggctatccgtcatggtcaaatgtatcaaAAGAGAATGATGCAGGCTTATAATAAgaaggttcgccctagagaattccatgaaggagaccttgtattgaaaaagatcctccccatacaaaaggacttcagagggaaatggatgccgaattgggaatgACCTTATGTGGTAAGGAAGGCTTTCTCTGGAGGGGCTCTgattttgaccgagatggatggtaaGAGCCTGCCTAATCCTATTAATTCGGATTCGGTCAAGAGgtattttacctaaaaaaaaaatggagaggccaaggtgaaaacccgtgaaagggcgctttgagaccaaaggggtttgaattgaaaacccaggaatgggcaattcaaattttgatcgaacATGGGGCATGCTGCAATTTTGCCTTCTCTGAATTAACAGGAGGGAGGGATGCTACatattggggcatcaacaaagcacTCTTGGTCCTCCAAACACATACCGACTTCAAAAGCCCTCGAGAAGTTTGTGCAACGAAGCTCATACTgcaatatctggggcacctattcttGTCTTATTCATTCTGTTTAGCAGAATGCACCACCGTAATTAATTCGTAGGTTCACATTTTGTACCTTAGCAAATGTGCTATCTTAATTACCTTGCTCATCTTGAGCTTCGCTcacaataaaattccatcttgccTATTgcgataatctttttcaagcgtCTTTCATTAAgttgatgattaatggactaataatattcaaaaagagttctgcatattactctaaaataCTTCTAAATGATACGAGGATCCGAAACGGGGCTAATTAGTTTGAATCACCCTACGTTCAAAGGTTGGAAATATTGGGGAAAGAATGgcccaaattttgattatttcttcaaattttctgcCGAAGATATCAGTTGAAGAAAAGATAGAGTAGTACATTTACGATAAAACCTCGATGAACAACGAGTAATATCAAAATAAGcattaaaaaatgacatttttgcattcatacaagtatcattcatacacatttagttaggagcacttgattcattttgatcatagcatcctaattatttgacgtAAGCATAGATACATAAAACTGATTCTACAGATCATGTCCCTGGAGGATGGTGTAGCAACATCGGTAATTTTACAGATTatgtctccctgaagttacagtggaacagattgaaaatggtaaattttgtcTTTCTGAAGTTGCTGtagagcagatttaagccaccatcctgttcccctaaacagtagggtaataggctgaatttccagatcttaaccccctaagcagtagggaaacagatcgaagacgaaGGGTCTTAAACCCTAAGAGGTAGGGTAACAGACCAAATTGCAAATTTTGCCTCCCTGaaattgtagtggagcagatcaaagacgaagggccttaaacccctaaacagtagggtaataggctgaaaatttatagatcttatcaccctaagcagtagggaaatagATCGAAGACGACGAGCCTTAACCCCTTAAGCAATAAGGTAACAGGCTAGAAATTGTAGaccctatctccctaagcagtagtggagtaggctgaagagTGTACATCttgtttccctgaagttgcagcagaaCAGTTGGAAGTCACAAACCTCATCTCCCTGAAGatgtagtggagcaggttaaaattACCAAATTTTATCCCTTTGAAGTAccagcagagtagattgaagctacaaatctcttctctctGAAATTGCATTTGAGCGAATCGTAGCACTGGTTCCTATATCCCTGAGGATGCAGTGGGATGAAATGAGGCTACTCGAAGAAAAGAAGCTCCAAAGAAGTTAAGATTCAGTAAGACTAAGCAAAATTGGCTCTTCTAagatctttgctctattctcgttacacgacaatgagcaaagaggggcagctgttataGCCAATTTTAGCCTGGCCAACaagaaataaaaacccaaattaattccaaaatataaaagtcccaaaacaaagtccattttacaaaaaaaaagaagaaaagaaaaaacagcaGGCCCAATTTCCTTCAGCCACCAACCTTCTCACGCGCGCCACCATTGCTCGGGGCGCCAATGACCGGCCTTCCACGCCTCTGACACTCCCATGACCTACAAACATTTGGAAAAGAGGAAAATGGCAGCAAGAAGCACAAGCAGTAGcagagaataaaataataatatgttaatatggGAATCGGCTATAAAGCTGAAATGAAACTGATTGTAACGGAGGGGGGAAGAATCGAATGTAAAGGAGGACTTTtgaaagagagaaaaatcaaaaagaaatgGTTATGAACACAGAGATTAATCAAAAAAACGTTTTCAAAaggtttcattttttttcatttcctatctttatcatttattttatgtatttatttcgaatctatatacaaatatataaaaaggaaagatttttacCCGTATTTGGCGTTGGTACCCTGGGCATACGCTTCTCTAGTCCGAAAGCCGGCGGATCTCTAGAGATCCGGTTAAAACTTCCACGGAGGAAGCCAAAGGTTGAAGAATCTTTTTGGTTTTAAGAagttcggggtttagtttttggTTTTTCAAGCCCTAAATCTTGTCTACGTGAAAAGGGGGTTCAACGGAGGAAGTTTTGAACTCTCCGACCACCGCGTACGGTGGCGCCGTCGCCGGTGGTCGACGGTCAGCATGACGGCCGGTAACCGGAGCCCATGGCCGGACATGGGGCTGAAAGAGAAGGGAAgggtgatttttgttttttttggaaGGAGTTTTGTAAACTAAATGATGAACCTACAGAttgaaaaggaaggaatttttttttgttttaaatcattCCAAATGACGTCGTTTGGGAGGGTGGGGTCTGTGCACTTTCCCTAAAAGGGAAATTTATGCGTTTAGTCCTCCTCTTTCGCAACCTTGTTCAATTAACCCccattttctatcttcttttgtttttttttaaatttggccctCAGATCTTGTTTGGTTTTCGTTTTGATccctaattaactatccaatatttatacttttatacccCGAATTGTAATTTGTTTTTGGAAATAtcctaaatctatttaattcatttattaccctttttaatgtttcatttatatgttatgtcaaacattttatatgttgtttatttacatctattctaacttattttaatgtactatttattcaaattcttattatttattttaactaactttatgtatatatgtcactttaatctattttatatgtattatttatttctttattccttacctattatatatatgtatacgtatagtttatttcaagcttttttatatatttataattctttaaaaattgttatatatttatttcaaattattttatattttaagttattgtaTATTATGTATTTCGAATAACTCTCTTTATATTACCTTTGAACTattaacattataaaatatatttatattgtctatttttaattcttttacgtattatatattttaaacttcttatttattacttttaaattaaattgtatattatttattttaaaattattttatataccttATTTTAGACCCATTCTACTTATtccatattttacacttttatttgtatatatattatctattttaaaattattcatatgaatttttttatttgctttgtataatatagattttaaaattcttctacattatttattttaaactcgctttatgtattattcatttgaaattgtttatttatttactttaaaatttatatatatattatcaaaatttaaattattatatccatttttcatatatatacatactagttatttcttt
The sequence above is drawn from the Gossypium hirsutum isolate 1008001.06 chromosome A05, Gossypium_hirsutum_v2.1, whole genome shotgun sequence genome and encodes:
- the LOC107960677 gene encoding uncharacterized protein codes for the protein MDVSEVKTPLRWVWKKMVEEGLLIQGLEEKLEGGKYYCEFHDEEGHKIQKCNEFRVLVQRLIENKEIEFFEYTEGPKGEDVCTSEQGPTNNVRGVNHPVVIISRPRVNEVGVPIASKVIIQKPVTFPYKDSKRVPWNYDCNVTIPGGENPVGTSDKGQDEGFYTRSGRRYTPNIKAESAKGKYVVIEQEKEMTTRPESPVNEPVTEKEAKEFLKFLKFLKHSEYSVVEQLHKQPAHISILALLLSSETHRSALMKFLNETYVADDISVNKLDRLVNNISADNFIFFNDDEIPPGGMGSTKALHITTHCKRYTLLGVLIDNGSALNVMPLSTLNKLPVDNSHMKTCQNVVKAFDDTERKVMGRIEIPLLIGPNTYDVDFLVMDIKPSYNCLLGRPWIHSAGAVSSSLHQKLKLVTEGRLVTINAEEDIIASVTNDAPYVGADDGAIECSFRSLEFVNATFIVEGNKIPMPKISKATRMGLRLTVGKGALPGK